The DNA sequence ATGCTGCTATGACCCTCAAACCTCGTAATTCTCTACGGTGCTGGTGGGGAATTATATCATTAGGATCATCTTTACGCGTACCTTTATATTTGAAAGGTCCGAGCAATTTCCCTTCGATATACTTACTTGCGAGTGCGAGAATACGGCCATCCGGGAGAATTTCCACCTTCTTGAGAATATCTTCCAAGTCACTATCGGTCATTAACCGTTTAGTGCCTTTTTCGTCAAGAATATTGACGTTCTCCCCTAATTCGAGAATTTCCGGACGAAAATATATCCGGTAATTTTCCGGCGTATGATAGCCGGCTGCGAATAACAACTTTGTCGATACGAGCTCCGACCCAATAATCATTTCCAGGTATCCCGGCGGATCAAACTTGATGACATATTTATCGCCACGACTATCCCGAATATGAAAACCCGGTGTAACGCCCTGTGACTTTGCCCGAATAACCGTCCATGCACCGGACGTATCAGGGCCGTTTCCTTTATCAGGTCCTTTGATAATCTCCTCAACAGACATCTTTTTCAGAAAATTCCTGTTAACGAACCAGCTCGAGTTGGCTACTTCGTCAAAGTCATCCACGTTATAAGCCTCTTTGCGCTTCCCGGATATATTTCGCAATTGCCGCGACAGATCTAAGGATTGCTCAATCTGTTCTAATATCTGCATATCGAATCCGTCCGCAAAAACGTTTATATCTCTTTCGGCCGGTTGCGGAATGCTTACCTTGTCATCAGGTACAGGTTCACGTGGTTTGTACCGTGCAAAACCACCACAGCCAACAGCCTGTATTGAAAAGAAGAGAATTATTAGTAAGCCGGCTATTTTCATTATTCCATCTGAGCCAATAATTTCATTCGTCTTCGCCATTACATCTTTTCTTTTCTATCCAGCTGAACTCAGTTTAAACCAAAATGAATGCGCATGCCGTCAGCGCTCCATCCGATCTCGAGTTTCGATACCAATCCTTCCGTACTCCAAATTCGGATTCCCGTGCCGTAACTGAGGTTAAATTCATTCCTTGAATCGTCGTTAATAATATCCGGAGAGACTTTACCCGCATCCAAGAATAACAAAGCATCAATCCCTTTTGACCATATCGGATAGCGGTATTCCAGGGAACCAAGAACCATGTCCCGGTCACGAAACCTTCCACGCTCAAATCCTCTTATTGTCCCGTTTCGACCGAGCTCGCTCAAATAATAAAATGGAATTTCCCTGCTCGAAACAGGCTCTGTCATTTCGCCGGCTATACGAAGCATCAGAACCCGATCATAAAAGAGATTTATGAAATGCTTGAAATCAAAAGTACCCTTCCAAAAGCCGAACTTATCATCACCTATCTGAGAATAAATACCGGCAGTCGCTCGAGCTTCTATCCCCCCTGATGGATTTCCGGGTCTGTTTTTTGAATCATGCTGCGCCCCCAATTCCAACCGGATCAATTTCACTTTATCACCCAATCCTAAAAGGGTTTCTTTCGAGAAGAATTCTGAGGTCGGGTCACTCATCTTGCCTCTACCCTCCAGTATACCGTTGACGTTCAGACCGAAAATAAAGTTTAGCTTGTGTCCATTTCCGAACTCTCTCGCGAAACTCGCCTCACCGGTAAATTGTTCGTGTGCAAAATTGGTTTCAACGGTTTCATCGGTTTCGTTGTTTAAGAAAAAATATCTTTCATCCGGTAACATCCTATAACGTATTCGATAATCTGAAGATATTTCTTTTTTGAACAACTTATTGCTTCTGAAACGCAGCTGGTAAGCTTGCCTGCGGTTCGGACCGGCAGAAAGTGAAAGGTCTAATTTCGAATTCGGAACGAGCCATCCCTTTTGATATATTTTGATTCCACCACCGGAGAGGGAATTATAGGTAGGTATGACGCCACAGCTGCCGTCATCACATGTAAGTAAATATCTCAATCTTGGTATCAGTTTAGATTCATCCACAAACTTTATTGTCGCCTTCGTCCCTTCGAAAAACAGTCCTATCGGTATATAAACGATTTCTACTGGAAGCGATATTGCTTTTTCCCATGTATATCTCGCTGCATATTTTTTAGGCCTGAATTCAGCCGAGCCTGAGACAGTGTCAAGAGCTGATGAAACACTGCCCAAGGATTCATATCCGCCCTCGCTCTCAACTTTTATTACCCCCTGACCTAATGCAGCGCTCTGTGTAATTCCTATTAGTATCATTAAAAAAACGAGATGTGGTGTGTATCTTTTCATAAGTCTTGATCAGTATTTAAGTCTAAATTGACATCCTCCTACTCCAGGTTGCATGCAGGATATCAGGACTTTAAATATTGAAGGTATTATACGAACAAAATACAAAAAATATTTATAAATATTCATATTACTTTCCAACCGGGAACTTGAGGCGTTCTTCCTGCTCTGGCTGAATGTTATGCCTTCTGCTCTCTTTCGATCCCGTCAGCTGTATAAATATTTATTTCGTTTAACTTTCATGATAGATTAAGGTGATTCTTGCGGGCATGTCTAAGAATCCCCGCCTGAACAACGTGGTCGGGCAGGCTCCAAGGGAGTCCTTCGTGACCTTCG is a window from the Candidatus Neomarinimicrobiota bacterium genome containing:
- a CDS encoding BamA/TamA family outer membrane protein, whose product is MKRYTPHLVFLMILIGITQSAALGQGVIKVESEGGYESLGSVSSALDTVSGSAEFRPKKYAARYTWEKAISLPVEIVYIPIGLFFEGTKATIKFVDESKLIPRLRYLLTCDDGSCGVIPTYNSLSGGGIKIYQKGWLVPNSKLDLSLSAGPNRRQAYQLRFRSNKLFKKEISSDYRIRYRMLPDERYFFLNNETDETVETNFAHEQFTGEASFAREFGNGHKLNFIFGLNVNGILEGRGKMSDPTSEFFSKETLLGLGDKVKLIRLELGAQHDSKNRPGNPSGGIEARATAGIYSQIGDDKFGFWKGTFDFKHFINLFYDRVLMLRIAGEMTEPVSSREIPFYYLSELGRNGTIRGFERGRFRDRDMVLGSLEYRYPIWSKGIDALLFLDAGKVSPDIINDDSRNEFNLSYGTGIRIWSTEGLVSKLEIGWSADGMRIHFGLN